The Armatimonadota bacterium genome includes a region encoding these proteins:
- the rpoB gene encoding DNA-directed RNA polymerase subunit beta codes for MRVIQPSSKRIGRSLEVPNLIELQLNSYKWFLEEGLPELFSTFSPIWDFTQSNYIEFADFVLGEPKYSINDCRDRDMTFEAPIKATVRLGGKDREVIESEVYLGDLPLMTDNGTFVINGRERVIVSQLSRSPGLYFEEDVDTSMQMIVRARVIPSEGPWLEIENDSNGVVNTQISQTKKLPISQLMKALHGFEKGRDRQVRKMADAYHKKLSEPLADPDTGEVVLDKGLIVTKAVLEKLTDEQKQFETLTETPLGSAEDMLWAFGAELTLEKPEAADLEGKRPMTDVKEGTKTVVQALHRMDHDTAVKVASLGLEKIDVLALEDLVEATLAADKTANTREAILDIYRRMRPGEAANEDAAKQLVFSLFFDMRRYDLGKVGRRFLNQRLGINVPLNIRNLTSEDLYGTIVAMGPYLRKEVDHDDIDDLKNKRVRSVGELLQSQMRLGFVRMEKVARERMTSADQDNLLPSIILSVKPVSASIKSFFSSNQLSTFMDQTNPLSELTNKRRLSSLGPGGLQRTSAKLEVRDVHRSHYGRICPIETPEGPNIGLISQLTTHARVDEFGFIMTPYRKVVDGKVEPEIVYLTANEDYTMRIAPADTKVDGEGYILADHVNVRCPGGDKQFGGAQYPTVPRARVDLMDVSPVQIISVATSLIPFLENDDANRALMGANMQRQAVPCLRSNAPLVGTGHEARAAIDSGASVRARRDGEVTYVTAKEIRITAEDGTVDSYPILHLFQSNKTTCFTHRPVVVPGQRVLKGDPLADGATCDDGRLALGQNVVVAFMPWHGYNYEDAIILSERLVKDDVYTSIHIERYETEAVDTKLGPEEITRDIPNVGEDALKDLDENGIVRIGAEVRPEDILVGKVAPKGQTEMTAEERLIIAIFGKKAEETRDVSLRLPHGEKGTVVDVKVFSRYKYNCTGCGHIYKESKKRERLVCDRCDSPLLQIAGDELPAGTNMSVQVHVAQKRKIMVGDKMAGRHGNKGVISRILPVEDMPMLADGSPVDIVLNPLGVPSRMNIGQILETHLGYVGSHLGVRYECPAFEGATEEEILGEVERLAEHLRSKSLQGYVNAELGLGLKFKPGSSLEQLMSTIADKLKTFDQATLERVSRTVAAHSTLTTEQLLQASIDDPDPIEIPAGAAFKADKQVYEGILAKIQDNVFRRAGLDPHTCKSVLRDGVTGDELPNPMTVGVIYMLKLEHLADEKIHARSIGPYSLVTQQ; via the coding sequence ATGCGAGTCATCCAACCCTCCTCGAAGCGTATCGGCCGGTCGCTCGAGGTGCCCAATCTCATCGAACTCCAACTGAACAGCTACAAATGGTTCCTCGAAGAAGGACTCCCCGAGCTCTTTTCGACCTTTAGTCCGATCTGGGACTTCACGCAGTCGAACTACATCGAATTCGCCGACTTCGTCCTAGGCGAGCCGAAATACTCGATCAACGACTGTCGCGACCGCGACATGACGTTCGAGGCGCCGATCAAAGCGACGGTCCGGCTCGGTGGCAAGGACAGGGAAGTGATCGAGTCGGAGGTCTATCTGGGCGACCTCCCGCTCATGACCGACAACGGGACGTTCGTCATCAACGGGCGCGAGCGCGTCATCGTCTCGCAGTTGTCGCGTTCGCCGGGCCTGTACTTCGAAGAAGACGTCGATACGTCGATGCAGATGATCGTCCGGGCGCGCGTCATTCCGAGCGAAGGCCCGTGGCTCGAGATCGAGAACGACTCGAACGGCGTCGTCAACACGCAGATCTCGCAGACGAAGAAGCTGCCCATCTCGCAGTTGATGAAGGCGCTCCACGGCTTTGAAAAGGGCCGTGACAGGCAGGTCCGCAAGATGGCGGACGCTTATCACAAGAAGTTGTCCGAACCTCTCGCCGATCCGGACACGGGCGAAGTCGTGCTCGACAAGGGCCTCATCGTCACCAAAGCCGTCCTGGAGAAGCTGACCGACGAGCAGAAGCAGTTCGAAACGTTGACCGAGACCCCGCTGGGCTCGGCCGAGGACATGCTGTGGGCGTTCGGCGCCGAGTTGACGCTCGAAAAGCCGGAAGCGGCCGACCTCGAAGGCAAGAGGCCGATGACGGACGTCAAGGAAGGGACGAAGACGGTCGTCCAAGCCCTTCACCGGATGGACCACGATACGGCCGTCAAGGTCGCGTCGCTCGGACTTGAGAAGATCGACGTCCTCGCGCTGGAAGACTTGGTCGAAGCGACCCTCGCCGCGGACAAGACCGCGAACACCCGGGAAGCGATCCTCGACATCTACCGCAGGATGCGACCGGGCGAAGCGGCCAACGAAGACGCCGCGAAGCAACTCGTGTTCAGCCTGTTCTTCGACATGCGCCGCTACGACCTGGGTAAGGTCGGCCGGCGGTTCTTGAACCAGCGACTCGGCATCAACGTGCCGCTGAACATCCGCAATCTGACGAGCGAGGACCTCTACGGCACGATCGTCGCGATGGGCCCGTACCTGAGGAAGGAAGTCGACCACGACGACATCGACGACTTGAAGAACAAGCGCGTCCGTTCGGTGGGCGAACTGCTCCAGAGCCAGATGCGCCTCGGCTTCGTCCGCATGGAGAAGGTCGCCCGCGAGCGTATGACGAGCGCAGACCAGGACAACTTGCTCCCGAGCATCATCCTGAGCGTCAAGCCGGTCAGTGCGAGCATCAAGAGCTTCTTCAGCAGCAACCAGCTCAGCACGTTCATGGACCAGACGAACCCGTTGAGCGAGCTCACGAACAAGCGTCGTCTGTCCAGCCTCGGCCCCGGCGGTCTGCAGAGGACGAGCGCCAAGCTCGAAGTCCGCGACGTCCACCGTTCGCACTACGGCCGGATCTGTCCGATCGAAACCCCTGAGGGGCCGAACATCGGTCTGATCAGCCAGTTGACGACCCATGCCCGTGTCGACGAGTTCGGCTTCATCATGACGCCGTACCGCAAGGTCGTCGACGGCAAGGTCGAACCTGAGATCGTGTACTTGACCGCGAACGAGGACTACACGATGCGCATCGCCCCCGCCGACACCAAGGTCGACGGCGAAGGGTACATCTTGGCCGACCACGTCAACGTCCGGTGTCCGGGCGGCGACAAGCAGTTCGGCGGCGCCCAGTACCCGACCGTCCCGCGTGCGAGGGTCGACCTGATGGACGTCTCGCCCGTACAGATCATCTCGGTCGCCACGTCGCTCATCCCGTTCCTTGAGAACGACGACGCGAACCGCGCCCTCATGGGTGCGAACATGCAGCGACAGGCCGTCCCGTGCCTCCGCAGCAACGCCCCGCTCGTCGGGACAGGGCACGAAGCCCGCGCCGCGATCGACTCGGGCGCGTCCGTCCGCGCACGGCGCGACGGCGAAGTGACCTACGTCACGGCGAAAGAGATCCGGATCACGGCCGAAGACGGGACGGTGGACTCGTATCCGATCCTCCACTTGTTCCAGTCGAACAAGACGACGTGTTTCACCCATCGTCCGGTCGTCGTCCCCGGCCAGCGCGTGCTCAAGGGTGATCCTTTGGCCGACGGCGCGACCTGCGACGACGGACGGCTCGCTCTCGGGCAGAACGTGGTCGTCGCGTTCATGCCGTGGCACGGTTACAACTACGAAGACGCGATCATCCTCAGCGAGCGGCTCGTCAAGGACGACGTTTACACGTCGATCCACATCGAGCGCTATGAGACCGAAGCGGTCGACACCAAGCTCGGTCCGGAAGAGATCACGCGCGACATCCCGAACGTCGGCGAAGACGCCCTCAAGGACCTCGACGAGAACGGGATCGTCCGTATCGGCGCCGAAGTGAGGCCAGAGGACATCCTGGTCGGCAAGGTCGCGCCGAAGGGCCAGACCGAAATGACCGCCGAAGAGCGGCTCATCATCGCGATCTTCGGCAAAAAGGCCGAGGAGACCCGCGACGTCTCCTTGCGGCTGCCCCACGGCGAAAAGGGCACGGTCGTGGACGTCAAAGTCTTCAGCCGCTACAAGTACAACTGTACAGGCTGCGGCCACATCTATAAGGAGTCGAAGAAGCGCGAACGCCTGGTCTGCGACCGTTGCGACAGCCCGCTCCTTCAGATCGCCGGGGACGAACTGCCCGCCGGCACGAACATGAGCGTCCAGGTCCACGTGGCCCAGAAGCGCAAGATCATGGTCGGCGACAAAATGGCCGGGCGTCACGGCAACAAGGGCGTCATCAGCCGGATCCTTCCGGTCGAAGACATGCCCATGCTCGCCGACGGATCGCCCGTCGATATCGTGCTGAACCCGCTCGGCGTCCCGAGCCGCATGAACATCGGACAGATCCTCGAAACGCACCTCGGGTACGTCGGTAGCCATCTGGGCGTCCGGTACGAATGCCCGGCGTTCGAAGGGGCGACCGAAGAGGAGATCCTGGGCGAAGTCGAACGGCTGGCCGAGCACCTGCGGTCGAAGTCGCTCCAAGGGTACGTCAACGCCGAACTCGGCCTTGGATTGAAGTTCAAGCCAGGCTCGTCGCTCGAGCAGTTGATGTCGACCATCGCGGACAAGCTGAAAACGTTCGATCAAGCGACCCTGGAACGTGTCAGCCGTACCGTGGCCGCCCACTCGACCTTGACGACGGAGCAGTTGCTACAGGCATCGATCGACGATCCGGATCCCATCGAGATCCCGGCGGGAGCGGCGTTCAAGGCGGACAAGCAGGTCTACGAAGGCATCCTTGCGAAGATCCAGGACAACGTGTTCCGGCGCGCCGGTCTCGACCCGCACACGTGTAAATCCGTTTTGCGCGACGGCGTCACGGGCGACGAACTTCCGAACCCCATGACCGTCGGGGTGATCTACATGCTGAAGCTCGAGCACTTGGCGGACGAGAAGATCCACGCCCGCTCGATCGGCCCGTATTCGCTCGTCACCCAGCAG